In Musa acuminata AAA Group cultivar baxijiao chromosome BXJ2-3, Cavendish_Baxijiao_AAA, whole genome shotgun sequence, the following proteins share a genomic window:
- the LOC103977838 gene encoding AP-1 complex subunit gamma-2 isoform X2, producing MNPFSSGTRLRDMIRAIRACKTAAEERAVVRKECAAIRSAISENDQDYRHRNIAKLMFIHMLGYPTHFGQMECLKLIASAGFPEKRIGYLGLMLLLDERQEVLMLVTNSLKQDLNHTNQYIVGLALCALGNICSAEMASDLATEVERLLLTKDPNIKKKAALCSIRIIRKVPDLAENFLSPAASLLKEKHHGVLIAGIQLCTDLCKVSADANKHLRKNCTEGLIRILKDVSNSSYAPEYDIAGITDPFLHIRVLRLMRMLGQGDADTSEYMNDILAQIASKTESNKNAGNAILYECVETIMGIEATSGLRVLAINILGRFLSNRDNNIRYVALNMLMKAIAVDSQAVQRHRTTILECVKDSDASIRKRALELVFLLVNDTNAKPLTKELIDYLEVSDQDFKGDLTAKICSIIEKFSQEKKWYIDQMLKVLSLAGSYVKDDVWHALIVAISNAPDLQGYSVRSLYKAFQTSFEQVSLVRVAVWCIGEYGEMLVGNVGVLEVEEPLTVTESDTVDVLEACLTGHSADITTRSMSLIALLKLSSRFPPTSERIKEIITVHKGSIVLELQQRAIEFNSIIQRHDNIKSSLVERMPVLDESAYMVKKANSSQENIVAVKSSQMSLAGTSVTLPNGVAKPPAAPLVDLLDLSSDDTLVPTSTSKDFLHDLLGIELTNSSSSGIAPSGGTDILMDLLSIGTPVQSDISPETVSSNQGFAPTTKPTPTTVQVLDLLDVLPSNGSVAGDQSPLYPSITAFQSSTLKIMFSFKKHPEKPQVTEIHATFMNLSSDAYTDFVFQAAVPKFIQLHLDPASSNHLPANGNGTITQTVTVTNSQHGQPVSTKHLDWRCAEVIHSC from the exons GGATATGATTCGGGCCATACGTGCCTGCAAAACTGCTGCAGAAGAACGTGCTGTTGTGAGAAAAGAATGTGCAGCTATACGTTCTGCTATTAGTGAAAATGATCAAGATTATAGACATCGTAACATCGCAAAACTCATGTTCATTCACATGCTTGGTTATCCAACTCATTTTGGTCAAATGGAATGTCTCAAACTGATAGCTTCAGCTGGGTTCCCTGAGAAACGAATTGGTTATCTGGGCCTTATGCTTCTTCTTGATGAGAGACAGGAAGTTCTTATGCTGGTTACAAATTCCTTGAAACA AGATCTCAATCATACAAACCAGTATATTGTGGGTCTAGCACTTTGTGCTTTGGGAAATATATGTTCTGCAGAAATGGCAAGCGATCTAGCAACAGAAGTAGAAAGATTACTACTAACTAAAGACCCAAATATTAAAAAGaag GCTGCCTTATGCTCGATCAGGATTATTAGAAAAGTTCCAGACTTGGCAGAAAACTTTTTAAGTCCTGCAGCTTCGTTGTTGAAGGAAAAGCACCATGGAGTTTTAATAGCTGGAATTCAGCTTTGTACAGATCTATGTAAAGTCAGTGCAGATGCCAACAAGCATCTGCGAAAG AACTGCACAGAGGGATTGATTCGGATATTGAAGGATGTCTCAAATAGTTCGTATGCACCTGAGTATGACATTGCTGGGATTACAGATCCTTTCTTACACATCCGAGTGCTTAGGCTGATGCGAATGTTGGGCCAGGGAGATGCAGATACCAGTGAATATATGAATGATATTCTTGCTCAG ATTGCTTCAAAAACTGAATCAAACAAAAATGCTGGGAATGCTATTCTATATGAATGTGTTGAAACTATTATGGGTATAGAAGCGACCAGTGGTCTGCGTGTTCTTGCAATCAATATCTTGGGTAGATTCTTGTCAAATCGTGACAACAACATcag atatgttgcctTGAACATGCTTATGAAAGCCATTGCAGTAGATTCTCAAGCAGTGCAGAGGCACAGAACAACAATTCTAGAATGTGTCAAG GATtctgatgcctcgatcaggaagaGGGCTCTTGAGCTTGTTTTTCTGTTAGTCAATGACACAAATGCTAAGCCTTTGACAAAAGAACTTATTGATTATCTCGAAGTGAGCGATCAAGATTTTAAGGGAGATCTAACTGCCAAAATTTGTTCAATCATTGAAAA GTTTTCTCAAGAAAAGAAATGGTATATTGATCAGATGCTAAAGGTTTTATCTCTG GCAGGGAGCTATGTGAAAGATGATGTGTGGCATGCTCTTATAGTTGCAATAAGTAATGCACCTGATCTTCAAGGATACTCTGTAAGGTCACTGTACAAGGCATTCCAAACATCATTTGAACAG GTAAGTTTAGTTCGAGTAGCGGTATGGTGCATTGGAGAATATGGCGAGATGCTGGTTGGTAATGTTGGGGTGTTGGAAGTTGAGGAACCGTTGACC GTAACAGAATCTGATACCGTGGATGTTTTGGAGGCATGTTTAACAGGTCATTCAGCAGATATTACAACTAGATCAATGTCCTTGATTGCtcttctgaaactctcctcacgtTTTCCCCCAACTTCAGA GAGGATAAAAGAGATTATCACAGTGCATAAAGGAAGTATTGTGCTTGAATTGCAACAAAGAGCAATTGAATTCAACTCTATAATCCAGAGACATGACAACATAAA ATCTTCTTTGGTTGAGCGAATGCCTGTTCTGGATGAGTCAGCTTATATGGTGAAGAAAGCTAACTCTTCACAAGAAAACATTGTAGCTGTTAAATCTAGCCAAATGTCTTTAGCTGGAACTTCAGTTACGCTTCCAAATGGTGTCGCAAAGCCACCTGCTGCTCCCTTGGTCGATTTACTTGATTTGAGTTCTGATGATACTCTAGTTCCTACTTCAACCTCTAAGGATTTTTTGCATGACCTGTTGGGCATTGAGTTGACAAATTCATCATCCTCAG gcaTTGCTCCATCAGGGGGCACTGATATTCTTATGGATCTGTTATCTATTGGAACACCTGTTCAAAGTGATATTTCACCAGAAACTGTTTCTTCCAACCAAG GATTTGCACCAACAACTAAACCTACTCCTACCACTGTTCAAGTACTGGATTTGTTGGATGTGTTGCCATCAAATGGATCTGTTGCAG GAGATCAAAGTCCTCTTTATCCATCTATCACTGCTTTCCAGAGCAGCACCTTGAAGATTATGTTCAGTTTCAAAAAGCATCCTGAAAAACCACAAGTTACTGAAATCCATGCTACATTTATGAATTTGTCATCTGATGCTTATACAGATTTTGTTTTTCAAGCAGCAGTGCCAAAG TTTATCCAGCTACACTTGGACCCAGCCAGCAGCAATCATCTTCCGGCCAATGGCAATGGGACAATTACACAAACAGTTACTGTTACTAATAGTCAGCATGGACAG CCGGTGAGCACCAAGCATTTAGATTGGAGGTGTGCGGAAGTTATTCATTCTTGCTAG
- the LOC103977838 gene encoding AP-1 complex subunit gamma-2 isoform X1 codes for MNPFSSGTRLRDMIRAIRACKTAAEERAVVRKECAAIRSAISENDQDYRHRNIAKLMFIHMLGYPTHFGQMECLKLIASAGFPEKRIGYLGLMLLLDERQEVLMLVTNSLKQDLNHTNQYIVGLALCALGNICSAEMASDLATEVERLLLTKDPNIKKKAALCSIRIIRKVPDLAENFLSPAASLLKEKHHGVLIAGIQLCTDLCKVSADANKHLRKNCTEGLIRILKDVSNSSYAPEYDIAGITDPFLHIRVLRLMRMLGQGDADTSEYMNDILAQIASKTESNKNAGNAILYECVETIMGIEATSGLRVLAINILGRFLSNRDNNIRYVALNMLMKAIAVDSQAVQRHRTTILECVKDSDASIRKRALELVFLLVNDTNAKPLTKELIDYLEVSDQDFKGDLTAKICSIIEKFSQEKKWYIDQMLKVLSLAGSYVKDDVWHALIVAISNAPDLQGYSVRSLYKAFQTSFEQVSLVRVAVWCIGEYGEMLVGNVGVLEVEEPLTVTESDTVDVLEACLTGHSADITTRSMSLIALLKLSSRFPPTSERIKEIITVHKGSIVLELQQRAIEFNSIIQRHDNIKSSLVERMPVLDESAYMVKKANSSQENIVAVKSSQMSLAGTSVTLPNGVAKPPAAPLVDLLDLSSDDTLVPTSTSKDFLHDLLGIELTNSSSSGIAPSGGTDILMDLLSIGTPVQSDISPETVSSNQGFAPTTKPTPTTVQVLDLLDVLPSNGSVAGDQSPLYPSITAFQSSTLKIMFSFKKHPEKPQVTEIHATFMNLSSDAYTDFVFQAAVPKFIQLHLDPASSNHLPANGNGTITQTVTVTNSQHGQKPLAMRIRMVYKVDNQEKLEQGQINNFPPGL; via the exons GGATATGATTCGGGCCATACGTGCCTGCAAAACTGCTGCAGAAGAACGTGCTGTTGTGAGAAAAGAATGTGCAGCTATACGTTCTGCTATTAGTGAAAATGATCAAGATTATAGACATCGTAACATCGCAAAACTCATGTTCATTCACATGCTTGGTTATCCAACTCATTTTGGTCAAATGGAATGTCTCAAACTGATAGCTTCAGCTGGGTTCCCTGAGAAACGAATTGGTTATCTGGGCCTTATGCTTCTTCTTGATGAGAGACAGGAAGTTCTTATGCTGGTTACAAATTCCTTGAAACA AGATCTCAATCATACAAACCAGTATATTGTGGGTCTAGCACTTTGTGCTTTGGGAAATATATGTTCTGCAGAAATGGCAAGCGATCTAGCAACAGAAGTAGAAAGATTACTACTAACTAAAGACCCAAATATTAAAAAGaag GCTGCCTTATGCTCGATCAGGATTATTAGAAAAGTTCCAGACTTGGCAGAAAACTTTTTAAGTCCTGCAGCTTCGTTGTTGAAGGAAAAGCACCATGGAGTTTTAATAGCTGGAATTCAGCTTTGTACAGATCTATGTAAAGTCAGTGCAGATGCCAACAAGCATCTGCGAAAG AACTGCACAGAGGGATTGATTCGGATATTGAAGGATGTCTCAAATAGTTCGTATGCACCTGAGTATGACATTGCTGGGATTACAGATCCTTTCTTACACATCCGAGTGCTTAGGCTGATGCGAATGTTGGGCCAGGGAGATGCAGATACCAGTGAATATATGAATGATATTCTTGCTCAG ATTGCTTCAAAAACTGAATCAAACAAAAATGCTGGGAATGCTATTCTATATGAATGTGTTGAAACTATTATGGGTATAGAAGCGACCAGTGGTCTGCGTGTTCTTGCAATCAATATCTTGGGTAGATTCTTGTCAAATCGTGACAACAACATcag atatgttgcctTGAACATGCTTATGAAAGCCATTGCAGTAGATTCTCAAGCAGTGCAGAGGCACAGAACAACAATTCTAGAATGTGTCAAG GATtctgatgcctcgatcaggaagaGGGCTCTTGAGCTTGTTTTTCTGTTAGTCAATGACACAAATGCTAAGCCTTTGACAAAAGAACTTATTGATTATCTCGAAGTGAGCGATCAAGATTTTAAGGGAGATCTAACTGCCAAAATTTGTTCAATCATTGAAAA GTTTTCTCAAGAAAAGAAATGGTATATTGATCAGATGCTAAAGGTTTTATCTCTG GCAGGGAGCTATGTGAAAGATGATGTGTGGCATGCTCTTATAGTTGCAATAAGTAATGCACCTGATCTTCAAGGATACTCTGTAAGGTCACTGTACAAGGCATTCCAAACATCATTTGAACAG GTAAGTTTAGTTCGAGTAGCGGTATGGTGCATTGGAGAATATGGCGAGATGCTGGTTGGTAATGTTGGGGTGTTGGAAGTTGAGGAACCGTTGACC GTAACAGAATCTGATACCGTGGATGTTTTGGAGGCATGTTTAACAGGTCATTCAGCAGATATTACAACTAGATCAATGTCCTTGATTGCtcttctgaaactctcctcacgtTTTCCCCCAACTTCAGA GAGGATAAAAGAGATTATCACAGTGCATAAAGGAAGTATTGTGCTTGAATTGCAACAAAGAGCAATTGAATTCAACTCTATAATCCAGAGACATGACAACATAAA ATCTTCTTTGGTTGAGCGAATGCCTGTTCTGGATGAGTCAGCTTATATGGTGAAGAAAGCTAACTCTTCACAAGAAAACATTGTAGCTGTTAAATCTAGCCAAATGTCTTTAGCTGGAACTTCAGTTACGCTTCCAAATGGTGTCGCAAAGCCACCTGCTGCTCCCTTGGTCGATTTACTTGATTTGAGTTCTGATGATACTCTAGTTCCTACTTCAACCTCTAAGGATTTTTTGCATGACCTGTTGGGCATTGAGTTGACAAATTCATCATCCTCAG gcaTTGCTCCATCAGGGGGCACTGATATTCTTATGGATCTGTTATCTATTGGAACACCTGTTCAAAGTGATATTTCACCAGAAACTGTTTCTTCCAACCAAG GATTTGCACCAACAACTAAACCTACTCCTACCACTGTTCAAGTACTGGATTTGTTGGATGTGTTGCCATCAAATGGATCTGTTGCAG GAGATCAAAGTCCTCTTTATCCATCTATCACTGCTTTCCAGAGCAGCACCTTGAAGATTATGTTCAGTTTCAAAAAGCATCCTGAAAAACCACAAGTTACTGAAATCCATGCTACATTTATGAATTTGTCATCTGATGCTTATACAGATTTTGTTTTTCAAGCAGCAGTGCCAAAG TTTATCCAGCTACACTTGGACCCAGCCAGCAGCAATCATCTTCCGGCCAATGGCAATGGGACAATTACACAAACAGTTACTGTTACTAATAGTCAGCATGGACAG AAACCCCTGGCCATGCGTATTAGAATGGTTTACAAAGTTGACAACCAAGAGAAGTTGGAACAAGGACAGATTAACAATTTCCCTCCCGGTTTATGA